One genomic region from Phycodurus eques isolate BA_2022a chromosome 16, UOR_Pequ_1.1, whole genome shotgun sequence encodes:
- the LOC133415425 gene encoding LITAF domain-containing protein-like produces the protein MEQGYPGQESAAPYPGPPMNYGVAAPPPGLYPSPNAVPQPIGYQGVTSTTVTHMVVTPALEDAPGHAMCPHCQQTVVTQLERTAGLMTWAICGGLAIFGCFLCCCIPFCMDSCKDVEHHCPTCHKVIYVYKRL, from the exons ATGGAACAAGGATACCCCGGACAAGAATCAGCTGCACCCTACCCTGGCCCTCCCATGAACTATGGAGTTGCAGCGCCCCCGCCTGGCTTGTACCCATCCCCTAATGCAGTACCCCAACCGATTGGATACCAAGGAG TAACATCTACCACAG TGACTCACATGGTAGTAACACCTGCCCTGGAAGATGCCCCTGGACATGCCATGTGCCCCCACTGTCAGCAGACAGTGGTCACCCAGCTAGAGCGCACGGCAGGCCTGATGACCTGGGCCATCTGCGGAGGCCTCGCCATCTTTGG ATGTTTTCTCTGCTGCTGTATACCATTCTGTATGGACTCCTGCAAAGATGTGGAACATCACTGTCCAACCTGCCACAAAGTCATCTACGTTTACAAGCGACTATAA
- the LOC133415419 gene encoding myeloid-associated differentiation marker-like, with amino-acid sequence MIHLDVHSLTQPVGIVRLMAIIFTCISFSLVASVGYFPSSFWAWCMFTWCFCFFFTLLIVILEVTTLSTKLPFAWDDFTTAFALLASLMCLTACVIYPTFFTCNICYRQIGASLVACACSVLYVLEVSLTRRRPSGQIRGFLTTWPGIMKMLETFFACLIFTSLEKSQYANTPELQWCVAVYSLCFILAMLIILLTVGQVTSLLPFFEKIVIVYDILAAVMYMTAMVIWPLYSFRNNRRPIHCGYLCSWDKLGMVTFMTILNFCVYIVDSVYSIWLVFCFSRE; translated from the coding sequence ATGATCCACCTTGACGTTCACTCTCTCACCCAGCCGGTGGGCATCGTGCGGTTGATGGCCATCATCTTCACATGTATATCTTTTAGCCTGGTGGCATCGGTTGGGTACTTCCCCTCTTCGTTCTGGGCCTGGTGCATGTTCACCTGGTGCTTCTGCTTCTTTTTCACCCTCTTAATCGTCATCCTGGAGGTCACCACCTTGAGCACCAAGTTGCCTTTTGCCTGGGATGACTTCACAACTGCCTTCGCCTTGCTGGCAAGCCTCATGTGCCTGACGGCCTGCGTCATCTACCCGACATTTTTCACCTGCAATATCTGCTACCGACAGATCGGCGCTTCTTTGGTGGCCTGTGCGTGTAGCGTGTTGTACGTTCTCGAGGTGAGCCTAACACGGCGTCGGCCGAGCGGGCAAATCCGTGGATTCCTCACCACGTGGCCCGGTATAATGAAGATGCTGGAAACTTTCTTCGCCTGTCTCATCTTCACATCTCTTGAGAAAAGTCAGTACGCCAACACCCCCGAACTGCAGTGGTGTGTGGCCGTGTACTCTTTGTGCTTCATCTTAGCCATGCTCATCATCCTGCTCACTGTTGGACAGGTGACCTCGCTACTCCCATTCTTTGAGAAGATAGTTATCGTCTATGACATTTTAGCAGCAGTGATGTACATGACAGCTATGGTTATCTGGCCACTTTATAGTTTCCGAAACAATCGGAGACCGATACACTGCGGCTACTTGTGTTCATGGGATAAACTGGGGATGGTCACTTTCATGACAATTCTCAACTTCTGTGTTTACATCGTGGACTCCGTCTACTCTATATGGCTCGTGTTTTGTTTCAGCAGGGAGTGA
- the LOC133415019 gene encoding myeloid-associated differentiation marker homolog: MVTLDIRALTTPVGIVRIVEVILTCISFSLAASVASSKDSFWTLCLFSWCFCFVVTILILLLEFLSLGSKLPISWDDFTTAFAMLATLMVLSASIIFANYFTCSSCSTLIAACVTSFLAFILYATEVGLTRARAGEISGFLSTVPGLLKVLEAYVACIIFVCLQYVPYEYFPGLQWCVAVYSICFIFALLVIIFTIGRLLSLFPAPFDKVLIVCNVLAVLMYITAMVIWPYYSLKDNPRPSTCNQFPHLCPWNLLVVITFMTCFNLIAYIVDTFYSFRLVFFMSRT; encoded by the exons ATGGTGACTCTTGACATCAGGGCGCTGACGACGCCCGTGGGCATCGTGCGGATTGTGGAGGTGATCCTAACCTGCATCTCCTTCAGCCTGGCGGCATCGGTGGCCAGCTCAAAGGACTCCTTCTGGACATTGTGCTTGTTCAGCTGGTGTTTCTGCTTCGTCGTCACCATCCTCATACTCTTACTGGAGTTCCTTAGTCTCGGCTCCAAGCTGCCAATTTCCTGGGATGACTTCACCACTGCCTTTGCCATGTTGGCCACGCTCATG gtgCTGAGCGCATCCATCATTTTCGCCAACTACTTCACTTGCTCTTCATGTTCCACACTGATCGCCGCTTGTGTGACTTCCTTTCTGGCCTTCATCTTGTACGCCACCGAGGTTGGCTTGACCCGGGCCAGAGCCGGAGAAATCAGTGGATTTCTTTCCACAGTCCCAGGTCTCCTGAAGGTGCTCGAGGCCTACGTGGCCTGCATCATCTTCGTGTGCTTGCAGTATGTCCCGTACGAATATTTCCCAGGGCTCCAGTGGTGTGTGGCCGTCTACTCCATTTGCTTCATTTTCGCGCTCCTCGTCATCATTTTTACCATCGGCCGACTTCTGTccctctttccagcaccttttGACAAAGTTCTTATTGTGTGCAACGTGTTGGCTGTTTTGATGTACATCACTGCTATGGTCATATGGCCCTATTACAGTTTAAAGGATAATCCCAGACCAAGCACCTGCAATCAGTTTCCACATTTGTGTCCGTGGAATTTGTTGGTGGTCATCACTTTTATGACCTGTTTCAACCTTATTGCTTACATCGttgatacattttattccttccGGCTGGTCTTCTTCATGAGTAGAACCTAA
- the LOC133415316 gene encoding LOW QUALITY PROTEIN: somatostatin receptor type 5-like (The sequence of the model RefSeq protein was modified relative to this genomic sequence to represent the inferred CDS: deleted 1 base in 1 codon), giving the protein MAEYNLTSVSDGVDMSFLQTHTTGNNTSSVSNATEPLHFRMVTAVVYSVVFIVGLLGNSLAIFVVIRYAKMKTVTNMYILNLAVADELYILGIPFLATNSVLYSWPYGDFFCKVCMTADAMSQFMSTFCLTLMSIDRYLAVVHPIRSAQWRRPQVAKILSGMLWLVSFLVVLPVTIYSHVQEGLNTCNITWPEMQNWWSVVFILYTSILGFFGPLFVISICYLLIVIKVRSAGVRAGVTKRRKSERKVTRMVVIIVLVFVLCWMPFFTTNIVNLVHIIPENNATAAIYFFLVILTYVNSCANPILYGFLSDKFRQSFQKVLCFHKPNLVATADRRERQQAAPRDTPIDNHDLLSTATNPNHNGNMQNIQCFQMEALEKPDNEPLTALNHQSVP; this is encoded by the exons ATGGCCGAATACAATCTCACGTCAGTATCTGATGGAGTGGACATGTCTTTCCTCCAGACGCACACGACGGGCAACAATACCAGCAGCGTGTCCAATGCGACCGAGCCGCTGCACTTCCGTATGGTCACGGCGGTCGTCTACAGCGTCGTCTTCATTGTGGGTCTCCTGGGCAACTCACTGGCCATCTTCGTGGTGATCCGCTACGCCAAGATGAAGACAGTGACCAATATGTACATCCTCAATTTAGCTGTAGCGGACGAACTCTACATCCTAGGAATCCCCTTCCTAGCCACCAACAGCGTGCTTTACTCTTGGCCCTATGGAGATTTCTTCTGCAAAGTGTGCATGACCGCCGACGCCATGAGCCAGTTCATGTCAACCTTTTGCCTGACGTTGATGAGCATCGATCGGTACCTGGCGGTGGTTCATCCCATCCGCAGCGCACAGTGGAGGAGGCCGCAGGTGGCCAAGATTCTCAGCGGCATGCTGTGGCTTGTGTCTTTTCTGGTCGTGCTGCCCGTCACCATCTACTCGCATGTGCAGGAGGGACTCAACacctgcaacatcacgtggccCGAGATGCAGAACTGGTGGTCTGTCGTCTTTATCCTCTACACATCCATCCTGGGGTTTTTTGGACCGTTGTTCGTCATCAGCATCTGCTACTTGCTCATCGTCATCAAG GTCAGGTCAGCAGGCGTGCGTGCAGGTGTGACCAAGCGGCGTAAGTCGGAGCGTAAGGTGACACGTATGGTGGTGATCATAGTCCTGGTCTTTGTGCTTTGTTGGATGCCCTTCTTCACTACCAACATTGTCAACCTGGTTCACATCATCCCAGAGAACAATGCCACAGCAGCGATCTACTTCTTTTTAGTCATCCTCACCTATGTGAACTCCTGCGCCAACCCAATCCTCTACGGCTTCCTCTCGGACAAATTCAGACAGAGCTTCCAAAAGGTGCTCTGTTTCCACAAACCCAACCTGGTTGCCACTGCAGACCGGAGGGAACGGCAACAGGCGGCA CCCAGGGACACACCAATAGACAACCACGATCTTCTTTCCACAGCCACGAATCCTAACCACAATGGAAACATGCAGAACATCCAG tgctTCCAGATGGAGGCTCTTGAAAAACCTGACAACGAGCCTTTAACTGCCTTGAATCATCAGTCAGTGCCATGA